The following are encoded in a window of Sinomonas cyclohexanicum genomic DNA:
- a CDS encoding flavin reductase family protein, whose amino-acid sequence MDIATAPEAATAQITPAYYRQILGLLPTGVTAITGVNDDDEKLGLIVGTFQSLSLEPPLVMFCVDRSSSTWPKLRKLQNFTANILADEQIAVCRSLSRKGPRKFDDLPCTTGPLGTPHLDGATAWIDCAVTAEVVVGDHYMVVGAVTSMEQGTGDALLFRGGKFGQYLPIDIPAPAEARSAS is encoded by the coding sequence ATGGACATCGCAACCGCCCCAGAGGCCGCGACCGCGCAGATCACGCCCGCGTACTACCGCCAGATCCTCGGGCTGCTGCCCACGGGCGTCACGGCCATCACCGGCGTCAACGACGACGACGAGAAGCTCGGTCTGATCGTGGGCACCTTCCAGTCGCTCTCGCTCGAGCCCCCGCTGGTCATGTTCTGTGTCGACAGGTCCTCCTCGACCTGGCCCAAGCTGCGCAAGCTCCAGAACTTCACCGCGAACATCCTCGCCGACGAGCAGATCGCCGTCTGCCGCTCGCTCTCCCGCAAGGGCCCGCGGAAGTTCGACGACCTGCCCTGCACCACGGGCCCCCTCGGCACACCCCATCTGGACGGCGCCACCGCGTGGATCGACTGCGCCGTCACCGCTGAAGTCGTGGTCGGCGACCACTACATGGTCGTCGGGGCCGTCACCTCCATGGAGCAGGGAACGGGCGACGCACTGCTCTTCCGCGGCGGCAAGTTCGGCCAGTACCTCCCCATCGACATCCCCGCCCCCGCAGAAGCCAGGAGCGCATCATGA
- a CDS encoding 2-keto-4-pentenoate hydratase, giving the protein MTTITLETVADTLRTARLQGQPVPAPTETWPGLDPDAAFEVQKINVQHALAEGDRLVGYKLGNIAKVMQDAFGLDQPDYGHLLASSFAYEGTSLERSAFIEPFVELEPAFVLKGRLAGPNTTIADVIGAIDYALPAIEIIDSRVKDWAIGLPDTLADNGSTGAVLLGGTPRRVTDLNLSSTRGVLTFNDREVISGNTRNILGNPLAAVAWLTNRLAAYDVAFEPGQVILPGSCLQAVPMAEAGRWSGAFEGWGAIEFDVSA; this is encoded by the coding sequence ATGACCACCATCACCCTCGAGACCGTCGCGGACACCCTCCGCACCGCCCGCCTCCAAGGGCAGCCGGTCCCCGCCCCAACCGAGACGTGGCCGGGCCTGGACCCGGACGCAGCCTTCGAGGTCCAGAAGATCAACGTCCAGCACGCCCTCGCCGAGGGGGACCGCCTGGTCGGCTACAAGCTGGGGAACATCGCCAAGGTCATGCAGGACGCGTTCGGCCTCGACCAGCCCGACTACGGCCACCTGCTCGCGAGCTCGTTTGCCTACGAGGGCACCTCCCTCGAGCGCTCGGCGTTCATCGAGCCGTTCGTCGAGCTCGAGCCGGCCTTCGTGCTCAAGGGCCGCCTCGCCGGACCGAACACCACGATCGCCGACGTCATCGGTGCCATCGACTACGCCCTCCCGGCCATCGAGATCATCGACTCCCGCGTCAAGGACTGGGCGATCGGCCTCCCTGACACCCTCGCCGACAACGGGTCCACGGGCGCAGTCCTCCTCGGCGGCACCCCGCGCCGGGTCACCGACCTGAACCTCAGCAGCACGCGCGGGGTCCTGACCTTCAACGACCGCGAGGTCATCTCGGGGAACACGCGCAACATCCTCGGCAACCCGCTCGCCGCCGTCGCGTGGCTCACCAACCGCCTCGCCGCGTACGACGTCGCGTTCGAACCCGGGCAGGTCATCCTCCCCGGCAGCTGCCTCCAGGCAGTCCCGATGGCTGAGGCCGGGCGCTGGTCCGGCGCGTTCGAGGGCTGGGGCGCCATCGAGTTCGACGTCTCGGCCTGA
- a CDS encoding zinc-binding dehydrogenase, producing the protein MGVLFGVGAQVGDFAVGDRVTTTQAERTYADAFLVDAAKAKEGDVAVVTAAAGGVGGLLVQLLRKQGATVIALVGSEEKADAARSLGADVALVGYGDFAERVREATGGRLADVVYDSVGRDTFDESLRALRSRGMLVLYGASSGAVPDFDLQRLNHHGSLYVTRPTIDDYLQDQNERSWGSREIFDAVIDGSLKVRIAGTFPLAESGRAQAALQSRAVTGKLLLVP; encoded by the coding sequence ATGGGCGTTCTCTTCGGCGTCGGCGCTCAAGTGGGGGACTTCGCGGTCGGCGACCGCGTCACCACGACGCAGGCCGAGCGCACGTACGCCGACGCGTTCCTCGTCGACGCCGCGAAGGCGAAGGAGGGCGACGTCGCCGTCGTCACCGCCGCCGCGGGCGGGGTCGGCGGCCTCCTGGTCCAGCTGCTCAGGAAGCAGGGCGCCACCGTCATCGCCCTGGTCGGTTCCGAGGAGAAGGCCGACGCCGCGCGCTCGCTGGGCGCCGACGTCGCCCTCGTCGGGTATGGAGACTTCGCCGAGCGGGTCCGGGAGGCAACGGGGGGCCGCCTGGCCGACGTCGTCTATGACTCCGTTGGCCGCGACACGTTCGACGAGTCGCTCAGGGCCCTGCGCAGTCGCGGGATGCTCGTGCTGTATGGCGCCTCCTCCGGCGCTGTGCCGGACTTCGACCTGCAGCGGCTCAACCACCATGGGTCCCTCTACGTGACCCGCCCGACCATCGACGACTACCTCCAGGACCAGAACGAGCGCTCATGGGGCTCCCGAGAGATCTTCGACGCCGTCATCGACGGGTCGCTGAAGGTACGCATCGCCGGGACCTTCCCACTCGCCGAGTCCGGACGCGCGCAGGCAGCCCTGCAGTCCCGTGCCGTCACCGGCAAGCTGCTCCTCGTCCCGTGA
- a CDS encoding alcohol dehydrogenase family protein has protein sequence MTLPDTMAAAVLTGHGGLDKLEYRTDVPVPAPMPGEVLIEVGASAVNNTDINTRIGWYSKAVTTGTSAGGATGFTEITEDDASWSGVALAFPRIQGADVCGRIVAVGDGVSADRIGERVLVRNMLRTPVDYRPYECWTFGSECDGGFAQFATAPARETYAVESDWSNGDLAAIPCAYSTAENMLHRAGVSAGQRVLVTGASGGVGLAAVQLAKRRGAHVIAVCSPAKAEEVVAQGADRAIDRGTDLIAALGHRSVDTVVDMVGGEQAAQLLELLRPGGAYTIAGAIGGPHAHIDLRTIYLNDLRVLGCTFQDDEVFENLIGYIERHEIHPVVSGTYALADIAQAQQDFLAKKHAGKLVLLPPPLAPAARAIPADTMEAAR, from the coding sequence ATGACGCTGCCTGACACCATGGCCGCTGCAGTGCTGACGGGCCACGGCGGCCTGGACAAGCTCGAGTACCGCACCGACGTCCCGGTCCCCGCCCCGATGCCGGGGGAGGTGCTCATCGAGGTGGGCGCCTCCGCGGTGAACAACACGGACATCAACACCCGCATCGGCTGGTACTCCAAGGCCGTGACCACGGGGACCAGCGCCGGCGGTGCGACCGGGTTCACCGAGATCACCGAGGACGATGCCAGCTGGTCCGGCGTGGCCCTCGCCTTCCCCCGGATCCAGGGCGCCGACGTCTGCGGGCGTATCGTCGCCGTCGGCGACGGGGTCTCCGCAGACCGGATCGGGGAGCGGGTCCTCGTGCGGAACATGCTGCGCACGCCCGTGGACTACCGCCCCTATGAGTGCTGGACCTTCGGCAGCGAATGCGACGGCGGATTCGCCCAGTTCGCCACGGCACCCGCCCGCGAGACCTATGCCGTGGAGAGCGACTGGAGCAACGGCGACCTCGCCGCCATCCCCTGCGCCTACTCCACGGCGGAGAACATGCTGCACCGCGCCGGCGTGTCCGCCGGCCAGCGCGTCCTGGTCACCGGCGCCTCCGGCGGGGTCGGCCTGGCCGCCGTGCAGCTGGCCAAGCGCCGCGGCGCCCACGTCATCGCCGTCTGCTCCCCGGCCAAGGCCGAGGAAGTCGTGGCCCAGGGCGCGGACCGCGCCATCGACCGGGGCACCGACCTGATCGCCGCCCTTGGGCACCGCTCCGTCGACACCGTTGTCGACATGGTAGGCGGCGAGCAGGCCGCTCAGCTGCTCGAACTGCTCCGCCCCGGGGGCGCCTACACGATCGCGGGCGCCATCGGCGGACCGCACGCCCACATTGACCTTCGCACCATCTACCTCAACGACCTCCGGGTCCTGGGCTGCACCTTCCAGGACGACGAGGTCTTCGAGAACCTCATCGGCTACATCGAGCGCCACGAGATCCACCCGGTCGTCTCGGGTACGTACGCCCTGGCCGACATCGCCCAGGCCCAGCAGGACTTCCTCGCCAAGAAGCACGCGGGCAAGCTCGTCCTCCTGCCCCCGCCACTCGCACCCGCTGCCCGGGCCATCCCCGCCGATACGATGGAGGCTGCACGGTGA
- a CDS encoding aldehyde dehydrogenase (NADP(+)), with the protein MTLTGHSLIAGETVAGTNGTASGISPATNHALEPAYSMLGEGQLKAATEAASEAFDSFRALEPERHARFLEAIAENIEAIGDELIDRASAETGLPAARLSGERARTVGQLRLFAEVVRQGDFRGVRIDPALPDRTPLPRADIRLRQVPLGPVAVFGASNFPLAFSVAGGDTASALAAGCPVVVKAHNAHPGTSELVGQAIARAVRSLDLHPGVFSLVYGAGTGIGQALVADPAIKAVGFTGSRAGGLAIMRTAAARPEPIPVYAEMSSINPTYILAGALDDAETLARQYVASVTGSSGQLCTAPGLLFVPAGEGGDAFVAAVARAVSAQPGQTMLTPGIAAAWEQGVRILGDVAEVELVARGQDGSTENAPAPAVFGTDTDAFANNPVLHEEIFGAASLVVRYKGADDLAAATERIEGQLTATVHAREQDHPLAAQLLPVLERKVGRIILNGWPTGVEVGHAMVHGGPFPATSDSRTTSVGTLAIHRFLRPVSYQNVPQDLLPAPLQDANLWHLNRLIDGRPDLRA; encoded by the coding sequence ATGACCCTCACCGGACACTCGCTGATCGCCGGGGAGACCGTCGCCGGAACCAACGGCACGGCCTCCGGGATCAGCCCCGCCACCAACCACGCCCTCGAGCCCGCCTACAGTATGCTCGGCGAAGGGCAGCTCAAGGCGGCCACGGAGGCCGCCTCCGAGGCCTTCGACTCCTTCCGTGCCCTCGAGCCCGAGAGGCACGCGCGCTTCCTCGAGGCCATCGCGGAGAACATCGAGGCCATCGGCGATGAGCTGATCGACCGCGCGAGCGCCGAGACCGGTCTGCCGGCCGCGAGGCTGAGCGGCGAGCGCGCCCGCACCGTCGGCCAGCTCCGCCTCTTCGCGGAGGTCGTGCGGCAAGGGGACTTCCGCGGCGTCAGGATCGACCCCGCGCTGCCCGACCGCACTCCCTTGCCACGGGCCGACATCCGGCTCCGCCAGGTCCCGCTCGGTCCCGTCGCCGTCTTCGGGGCCAGCAACTTCCCGCTCGCCTTCTCGGTGGCCGGCGGGGACACGGCCTCGGCGCTCGCGGCGGGCTGCCCCGTCGTCGTCAAGGCCCACAACGCGCACCCCGGGACCTCGGAGCTCGTCGGCCAGGCGATCGCCCGCGCGGTGAGGAGCCTGGACCTCCATCCCGGCGTCTTCTCGCTCGTCTACGGTGCCGGCACGGGCATCGGACAGGCCCTCGTCGCCGACCCCGCCATCAAGGCCGTCGGCTTCACCGGGTCCCGCGCCGGCGGGCTGGCCATCATGCGGACCGCGGCCGCCCGCCCCGAGCCCATCCCGGTCTACGCGGAGATGTCCTCCATCAACCCCACCTACATCCTCGCGGGAGCGCTCGACGACGCCGAGACCCTCGCGCGCCAGTACGTCGCCTCCGTGACGGGCAGCTCGGGCCAGCTGTGCACTGCGCCCGGACTCCTCTTCGTCCCGGCGGGCGAGGGCGGCGATGCCTTCGTCGCCGCCGTGGCCCGCGCCGTCTCCGCCCAGCCCGGGCAGACCATGCTCACCCCCGGCATCGCCGCGGCCTGGGAGCAGGGCGTGCGCATCCTCGGCGACGTCGCCGAGGTCGAGCTCGTGGCCCGCGGCCAGGACGGCTCCACCGAGAACGCCCCCGCGCCCGCCGTGTTCGGGACGGACACCGACGCCTTCGCGAACAACCCGGTGCTCCACGAGGAGATCTTCGGCGCGGCCAGCCTCGTGGTCCGCTACAAGGGGGCCGACGACCTCGCCGCGGCCACGGAACGGATCGAGGGCCAGCTCACCGCCACCGTGCACGCCCGCGAGCAGGACCACCCGCTCGCGGCCCAGCTGCTGCCCGTGCTCGAGCGCAAGGTCGGTCGGATCATCCTCAACGGGTGGCCCACCGGCGTCGAGGTCGGCCACGCCATGGTCCATGGCGGGCCGTTCCCCGCCACCTCCGACTCCCGGACGACTTCCGTCGGGACGCTCGCGATCCACCGCTTCCTGCGGCCGGTGTCGTACCAGAACGTCCCCCAGGACCTCCTCCCCGCGCCTCTGCAGGACGCCAACCTCTGGCACCTCAACCGGCTCATCGACGGACGCCCCGACCTGCGCGCCTGA
- a CDS encoding shikimate dehydrogenase — protein sequence MTPAHAAPTAPNFHLIGLIGANVTGSLSPLLHEREAAAQGLRYVYRTLDIDELGLTPGDAGQLARDAARLGYTGLNVTHPCKQSVIEGLDALSEDAGELGAVNTVVIEAHDGAGDGPAAPGARLTGRNTDLTGFRAALAEGLPGAALGTVVLVGAGGVGSAVARALLDAGVGELLVADAEPSRAAALAERLGRHAGAAQRVQGGSVGRVTAVVLEDVPARIAEADGVVNATPIGMVGHPGTPFDTSVLTARHWVADVVYRPLVTQLVKAALAAGCRVLDGGWLTVAQAADAFELFTHRPADRARMRAHFLELVAETD from the coding sequence ATGACCCCCGCCCACGCCGCCCCAACCGCCCCCAACTTCCACCTCATCGGCCTCATCGGCGCGAACGTCACGGGCTCGCTCTCCCCGCTCCTGCACGAGCGGGAGGCCGCGGCCCAGGGCCTCCGCTACGTGTACCGCACGCTGGACATCGACGAACTCGGCCTCACCCCGGGCGACGCCGGGCAGCTCGCCCGTGACGCCGCCCGCCTCGGCTACACGGGGCTGAACGTCACGCACCCGTGCAAGCAGTCGGTGATCGAGGGCCTCGACGCGCTGTCCGAGGACGCGGGGGAGCTGGGCGCGGTCAACACCGTGGTCATCGAGGCGCACGACGGCGCCGGTGACGGTCCGGCTGCGCCGGGAGCGCGCCTCACCGGCCGCAACACGGACCTCACGGGGTTCCGCGCTGCCCTCGCCGAGGGCCTCCCCGGGGCGGCGCTCGGCACCGTGGTGCTCGTCGGGGCGGGCGGCGTCGGGTCCGCCGTGGCCCGCGCCCTCCTCGACGCGGGCGTCGGCGAGCTCCTCGTGGCAGACGCCGAACCATCCCGCGCCGCGGCCCTCGCCGAGCGCCTCGGGCGGCACGCGGGAGCAGCCCAGCGAGTGCAGGGCGGCAGCGTGGGGCGGGTCACCGCCGTCGTGCTCGAGGACGTCCCCGCCCGCATCGCCGAGGCGGACGGCGTGGTCAACGCGACGCCGATCGGGATGGTGGGCCACCCGGGCACCCCGTTCGACACGTCGGTGCTCACGGCCCGCCACTGGGTCGCGGACGTCGTGTACCGCCCGCTCGTCACGCAGCTGGTCAAGGCCGCACTCGCCGCCGGGTGCCGCGTGCTGGACGGCGGCTGGCTCACCGTGGCGCAGGCCGCGGATGCGTTCGAGCTGTTCACGCACCGCCCCGCCGACCGTGCCCGCATGCGGGCGCACTTCCTCGAACTCGTGGCCGAGACGGACTGA
- a CDS encoding MFS transporter → MSTSTSAVSGKPHAAKTAAVSGFLGSTLEYYDFFIFGSAAALFFGKLFFPDAGAASSLLSFATLGVAYIARPLGAVMWGHFGDRLGRKNVLVLTLVLMGASTFLIGCLPTYSAVGPVAPVALVVLRLVQGISAGGESPGSSSLTLEHSPEGKRAFFTSFTMSGIQFGIVISSVVFIPVTMLPQQALMSWGWRVPFLLSAVVTLVAFYLRRKLEEPEVFTEIKEDAKAAAIPLVELFRNDFPNVVRVTLAALVTMVNTVFTVFALAYATEVVKLDKPMMLIVIAVANLVTVFTQPMWARLSDRIGRKPVFIVGTLGSAALVFAFFTVLGTGNWALIFLTAIALTGVAYAMPNGVYPAYFPELFPARTRYSGMAVSLMLGLLVAGFTPAIGTALTAGNPANWGPVAWMTVGFCVVAALAALTARETFRTPKAELGLKPARRAAHTVAGTALETAKETAA, encoded by the coding sequence ATGTCAACGTCGACATCTGCGGTCTCCGGCAAGCCCCACGCCGCGAAGACCGCGGCCGTCTCCGGCTTCCTGGGCAGCACACTCGAGTACTACGACTTCTTCATCTTCGGCTCCGCCGCGGCCCTGTTCTTCGGCAAGCTGTTCTTCCCGGACGCCGGTGCCGCGAGCTCGCTGCTGAGCTTCGCGACCCTCGGCGTCGCCTACATCGCCCGTCCCCTCGGCGCGGTCATGTGGGGCCACTTCGGCGACCGCCTCGGCCGCAAGAACGTCCTCGTCCTGACCTTGGTCCTCATGGGCGCCTCGACGTTCCTGATCGGCTGCCTGCCGACCTACTCGGCAGTGGGCCCGGTCGCTCCGGTCGCCCTCGTCGTGCTCCGGCTCGTCCAGGGCATCTCCGCCGGCGGCGAGTCCCCGGGCTCGAGCTCCCTGACGCTCGAGCACTCCCCGGAGGGCAAGCGCGCGTTCTTCACGAGCTTCACGATGAGCGGCATCCAGTTCGGCATCGTCATCTCGTCGGTCGTGTTCATCCCCGTGACGATGCTCCCGCAGCAGGCCCTCATGTCCTGGGGCTGGCGCGTGCCCTTCCTCCTCAGCGCCGTGGTGACGCTCGTGGCGTTCTATCTGCGCCGCAAGCTCGAGGAGCCCGAGGTCTTCACCGAGATCAAGGAGGACGCGAAGGCCGCCGCGATCCCGCTCGTGGAGCTGTTCCGCAACGACTTCCCCAACGTGGTCCGCGTGACGCTGGCCGCCCTCGTGACCATGGTCAACACCGTCTTCACCGTGTTCGCCCTCGCCTACGCCACCGAGGTGGTCAAGCTCGACAAGCCGATGATGCTGATCGTCATCGCCGTGGCGAACCTCGTCACCGTCTTCACGCAGCCGATGTGGGCCCGGCTCTCCGACAGGATCGGGCGGAAGCCGGTGTTCATCGTCGGCACGCTCGGCAGCGCCGCCCTGGTCTTCGCGTTCTTCACGGTCCTGGGCACCGGCAACTGGGCCCTCATCTTCCTCACCGCGATCGCCCTCACCGGCGTGGCCTACGCGATGCCCAACGGCGTCTACCCGGCCTACTTCCCCGAGCTGTTCCCGGCCCGCACCCGCTACTCCGGCATGGCCGTGAGCCTCATGCTCGGCCTCCTCGTGGCGGGCTTCACCCCCGCGATCGGCACCGCACTCACGGCTGGCAACCCCGCCAACTGGGGCCCGGTCGCGTGGATGACGGTGGGCTTCTGCGTGGTCGCAGCCCTCGCCGCCCTCACGGCCCGCGAGACCTTCCGCACCCCGAAGGCCGAGCTCGGACTGAAGCCCGCCCGCCGCGCCGCCCACACCGTGGCTGGTACCGCGCTGGAGACCGCCAAGGAGACCGCAGCCTGA
- a CDS encoding ester cyclase, with protein MSTRREAVLTAWNKAWGDGDLAPFEQLLTPGYARRSKSGTEDYMALKQTIEATHEAFPDITTEILQIIEDGETAAIHWRSSGTHTGSFMDVPATGRTVTVTGASFLTFEGDKIAEEWVVWDPREMLSALGIWHLGHGS; from the coding sequence ATGAGCACGAGACGCGAGGCGGTCCTCACCGCGTGGAACAAGGCCTGGGGAGACGGCGACCTGGCCCCCTTCGAGCAGCTGCTCACGCCCGGGTACGCCCGCCGCTCCAAGTCCGGCACCGAGGACTACATGGCCCTGAAGCAGACCATCGAGGCCACGCACGAGGCGTTCCCGGACATCACCACCGAGATCCTCCAGATCATCGAGGACGGTGAGACGGCCGCGATCCACTGGCGCAGCAGCGGCACGCACACTGGATCCTTCATGGACGTCCCGGCCACCGGCCGCACCGTGACCGTCACCGGAGCCTCCTTCCTGACGTTCGAAGGCGACAAGATCGCCGAGGAATGGGTCGTGTGGGACCCCCGGGAGATGCTCTCGGCCCTCGGCATCTGGCACCTCGGCCACGGCAGCTGA
- a CDS encoding mandelate racemase/muconate lactonizing enzyme family protein, which translates to MKITSIELFQVDLPYSGGTYQLSGGRTYDSFDASIVRIAADDGTHGWGESTPFGSTYVAAHALGARAGIAELAPALLGRDPRQVDRTYDLMDATLVGHNHAKTTLDVACWDLFGKSVGLPVSELLGGSTGVPMPMISSIYAGDPEDMRHRVAEHRARGYRGHSVKIGALDSEGGPALDAERIAACLADKRPGEYFLVDANGGLVPETALRMLALLPSGLDFVLEAPCSTLRETLSLRQRCAYPIVLDELAQNDADVALAIAQDAADGIGLKVSKAGGLTPSRRQRDIARAAGLTMSVQDTVGSAIAFAAITHLGSTVPAHLLRCILNVEDMVTLETAKFEAVRVDGGVLPPPTPGLGLVVNEDVLGEPVAVWG; encoded by the coding sequence GTGAAGATCACCAGCATCGAACTGTTCCAGGTTGACCTTCCGTACTCGGGCGGGACCTACCAGCTCTCCGGTGGGCGGACCTATGACTCCTTCGACGCCTCGATCGTGAGGATCGCGGCCGACGACGGGACCCATGGGTGGGGCGAGAGCACTCCGTTCGGCTCCACGTACGTCGCCGCGCACGCGCTCGGAGCCCGGGCAGGAATCGCCGAGCTGGCTCCCGCCCTGTTGGGCCGTGACCCCCGCCAGGTGGACCGCACGTACGACCTGATGGACGCCACGCTCGTGGGCCACAACCACGCGAAGACCACGCTCGACGTCGCGTGCTGGGACCTCTTCGGAAAATCGGTCGGACTCCCCGTCAGTGAGCTCCTCGGCGGGTCCACCGGAGTCCCCATGCCGATGATCTCCTCGATCTACGCCGGCGACCCCGAGGACATGCGCCACCGCGTCGCCGAGCACCGCGCCCGCGGGTATCGCGGTCATTCGGTCAAGATCGGGGCACTGGACAGCGAAGGCGGCCCGGCTCTCGACGCCGAGCGCATCGCGGCGTGCCTCGCGGACAAGCGCCCGGGCGAGTACTTCCTCGTGGACGCCAACGGCGGGCTCGTGCCCGAGACCGCCCTGCGGATGCTGGCGCTGCTGCCGTCCGGCTTGGACTTCGTGCTCGAGGCACCTTGCTCGACCCTGCGGGAGACCCTCTCGCTCAGGCAGCGGTGCGCCTACCCGATCGTGTTGGACGAACTCGCCCAGAACGATGCGGACGTCGCACTCGCCATCGCCCAGGACGCGGCCGACGGCATCGGGCTGAAGGTCTCGAAGGCCGGTGGACTCACCCCGTCGCGGCGCCAACGCGACATCGCGCGGGCAGCAGGCCTCACGATGAGCGTCCAGGACACGGTGGGATCCGCGATCGCCTTCGCCGCGATCACACACCTCGGCTCGACGGTGCCGGCGCACCTGCTGCGCTGCATCCTCAACGTCGAGGACATGGTTACGCTCGAGACGGCGAAGTTCGAGGCCGTCCGCGTGGACGGCGGTGTCCTGCCGCCCCCGACGCCGGGCCTCGGCCTGGTTGTCAATGAGGACGTTCTCGGAGAACCGGTTGCCGTCTGGGGGTGA
- a CDS encoding Gfo/Idh/MocA family protein — translation MTTKQYRVGIVGCGAISRNHLEAFAAIPEAAVVAVCDVDADRARQTAETWGIAEAFGSVEELLAAGVDIVSVCTPHPTHESVVLAAAAAGVHVLCEKPIAIDLPSAERMVAACDAAGVRLGVLFQRRFWPAAQRLRAAIDDGTLGRPILGHASVLLHRDPSYYSAAAWRGTWATDGGGVLMTQAIHYIDLLQWLMGEVVEVHGHIGTFRHAIEVEDTSAAVLRFASGAMATVSASTAATPSLGISIRVTGATGATAELSEFPEGTDGRVTVFARGGTIESEPVHPASVDPNVDLAAINGQLIPHHTAQILDFVAALSANDGAGRDPAVTGPDATAALRILLAVYESSRTGRPVTFSREDAFA, via the coding sequence ATGACCACCAAGCAGTACCGTGTCGGGATCGTCGGCTGCGGCGCCATCAGCCGCAACCACCTCGAGGCGTTCGCCGCGATTCCCGAGGCCGCCGTCGTGGCGGTGTGCGACGTCGATGCCGACCGCGCCCGCCAGACCGCCGAGACCTGGGGGATCGCCGAGGCGTTCGGCTCGGTCGAGGAGCTCCTCGCCGCCGGCGTGGACATCGTCTCCGTCTGCACCCCGCACCCCACGCACGAGTCCGTGGTCCTCGCCGCCGCGGCGGCCGGCGTCCACGTGCTCTGCGAGAAGCCGATCGCGATCGACCTTCCCTCCGCCGAGCGCATGGTCGCCGCGTGCGACGCCGCGGGCGTGCGTCTCGGGGTCCTCTTCCAGCGCCGCTTCTGGCCCGCAGCGCAGCGGCTCCGGGCGGCGATCGACGACGGCACGCTCGGCCGCCCGATCCTCGGCCACGCGTCCGTGCTCCTGCACCGCGATCCCTCCTACTACAGTGCCGCAGCGTGGCGAGGGACCTGGGCCACCGACGGCGGCGGCGTGCTCATGACCCAGGCGATCCACTACATCGACCTCCTGCAGTGGCTCATGGGCGAGGTCGTCGAGGTGCACGGCCACATCGGCACGTTCAGGCACGCGATCGAGGTCGAGGACACTTCGGCCGCCGTGCTGCGCTTCGCCTCCGGCGCGATGGCCACCGTCTCCGCCTCCACCGCCGCCACCCCGAGCCTGGGCATCAGCATCCGAGTCACCGGGGCGACGGGCGCGACCGCCGAGCTCAGCGAGTTCCCCGAGGGCACCGACGGCCGCGTGACGGTCTTTGCCCGCGGCGGGACCATCGAGTCCGAGCCTGTGCACCCCGCCAGCGTCGACCCGAACGTGGACCTCGCCGCGATCAACGGCCAGCTCATCCCGCACCACACGGCCCAGATCCTGGACTTCGTCGCGGCGCTCAGCGCGAATGACGGCGCGGGCCGCGATCCCGCCGTCACCGGCCCGGACGCCACCGCGGCCCTCAGGATCCTCCTGGCCGTGTACGAGTCCTCCCGCACCGGCCGCCCCGTCACCTTCTCCCGAGAGGACGCCTTCGCATGA
- a CDS encoding fumarylacetoacetate hydrolase family protein — MRLATISGRLVLVTGQGHAVDISEGTEGRFSPRIQDCYGRWDELLRVAAGLEGKEGRSLADIAPEEFGNPAPEPRQVFAIGLNYAAHAAEASLAVPEDLTVFTKFATSLAGPTGAVALPPGTVDWEVELVVVIGTGGRDIPAERAWDHVAGVTAGQDLSERTMQASGPAPQYSLAKSFASFGPMGPVLVTPDEFEDPDAIELGCSINGELVQKGNTSDMVFSVPEIIARLSAVTELLPGDVIFTGTPPGVGVGRAPQRFLAPGDELVTFVEGIGEMRHRMQGRA, encoded by the coding sequence ATGCGACTCGCCACCATTTCCGGCCGGCTCGTGCTCGTGACCGGGCAGGGCCACGCCGTCGACATCTCCGAGGGGACCGAGGGCCGATTCAGCCCCCGGATCCAGGACTGCTACGGACGCTGGGACGAGCTGCTGCGGGTTGCGGCCGGCCTCGAGGGCAAGGAGGGAAGGAGCCTCGCCGACATCGCCCCGGAGGAGTTCGGCAATCCTGCCCCCGAGCCTCGGCAGGTGTTCGCGATCGGGCTCAACTACGCAGCCCACGCGGCGGAGGCCTCCCTCGCGGTCCCCGAGGACCTCACGGTGTTCACGAAGTTCGCCACCTCGCTCGCCGGCCCCACCGGTGCGGTCGCCCTGCCCCCGGGGACGGTGGACTGGGAAGTCGAGCTCGTCGTCGTCATCGGCACGGGCGGCCGCGACATCCCGGCCGAACGCGCGTGGGACCACGTCGCCGGAGTCACGGCGGGCCAGGACCTCTCGGAGCGCACGATGCAGGCCTCGGGGCCGGCGCCCCAATACAGCCTCGCGAAGTCGTTCGCCAGCTTCGGGCCCATGGGTCCTGTCCTCGTGACGCCCGACGAGTTCGAGGACCCGGACGCGATCGAGCTGGGCTGCTCCATCAACGGCGAACTGGTCCAGAAGGGGAACACGTCCGACATGGTGTTCTCCGTGCCGGAGATCATTGCCCGGCTGTCCGCGGTCACCGAGCTCCTGCCGGGGGACGTCATCTTCACGGGAACCCCGCCCGGAGTGGGAGTAGGCCGCGCGCCGCAGCGCTTCCTGGCCCCGGGCGACGAGCTCGTCACGTTCGTCGAAGGCATCGGGGAGATGCGCCACCGGATGCAGGGCCGGGCATGA